Proteins from a single region of Sphingopyxis sp. BSN-002:
- the metF gene encoding methylenetetrahydrofolate reductase — translation MTSNLNSLAEARRAAASPLFANLDGDIGVSFEFFPPKTEKMEAQLWETFRTLEPLGPRFVSVTYGAGGSTRERTHSTVARIAAESAVAPAAHLTCVEASRAEIDEVAQAYWDAGVRHIVALRGDVPGGEPYRAHPDGYANAIELVAGLKRVAPFDISVAAYPEVHPDASCAEADLDNLKRKLDAGATRAITQFFFSPEAFLRFRDTAAAAGIDAPIIPGILPVSNVSQTKRMADMCGTAIPSWMVSLFEGLDDLPAARQLVAATIAAEMSRRLYAGGVRDFHFYTLNRAELSYAICHLLGLRPQAAPATEKAA, via the coding sequence ATGACATCGAACCTGAACTCGCTTGCCGAAGCGCGCCGCGCTGCGGCCTCGCCCCTGTTCGCAAATCTGGACGGCGATATCGGCGTCAGTTTCGAATTCTTCCCGCCGAAGACCGAGAAGATGGAGGCGCAGCTGTGGGAGACCTTCCGGACGCTTGAACCCCTCGGTCCGCGTTTCGTGTCGGTGACCTATGGTGCGGGTGGATCGACCCGCGAGCGTACCCATTCGACCGTCGCGCGCATCGCTGCCGAAAGTGCGGTCGCGCCCGCCGCGCATCTGACCTGCGTCGAGGCGTCGCGCGCCGAGATCGATGAGGTCGCGCAGGCCTATTGGGACGCCGGCGTTCGGCATATCGTCGCGCTGCGTGGCGACGTGCCCGGCGGCGAGCCCTATCGCGCGCATCCCGATGGCTATGCCAATGCGATCGAACTGGTCGCGGGGCTGAAGAGGGTCGCGCCATTCGATATTTCGGTCGCCGCCTATCCCGAAGTGCATCCCGATGCGTCGTGCGCCGAAGCCGATCTCGACAATCTGAAACGCAAGCTCGATGCCGGTGCGACGCGCGCGATCACGCAATTCTTCTTCTCGCCCGAGGCGTTCCTCCGCTTTCGCGATACGGCGGCGGCGGCGGGGATCGACGCGCCGATCATTCCGGGCATCCTGCCGGTGTCGAATGTCTCGCAGACGAAGCGGATGGCCGACATGTGCGGCACCGCGATCCCGTCGTGGATGGTGTCGCTGTTCGAGGGGCTCGACGATCTGCCGGCTGCCCGCCAGCTCGTCGCCGCGACGATCGCCGCCGAGATGAGCCGCCGTCTCTATGCCGGCGGCGTGCGCGATTTCCACTTCTATACGCTCAACCGCGCCGAGCTCAGCTATGCTATCTGTCACCTTCTGGGCCTGCGCCCGCAGGCGGCGCCCGCGACGGAGAAAGCCGCATGA
- a CDS encoding thioredoxin family protein: MTVLRAILALLALIGLALAPARAQTPHMTAKLVAESPAPAPGSTTSVALTMTPDKGSHGYWLNGGDAGFGLEVEWNLPEGVTVAPFRYPVPEALTLFGMMNHAYEHPYALLADVQVDRSIAPGTDLTLTGLARWLVCSDKLCVPEKAVISVAMKAGDGKIGAASRTQFDQWRARLPQPLDRPGTWERKGEILRFAVPLPEGTALDAPHLFLETQNVADYAAPQRFSRNGDWIVIETRAKGDAAGPVAALVKSGDGRGLTVDFNPGTVPAAGEPIAMRGSGIDMALFWTALGGAILGGLILNLMPCVFPILSLKALSLARSGGDARDAKVEALAYTAGAVVTALLLGGALLALRAAGEQVGWAFQLQHPVSVFILMLLAVAITLNLAGAYELPSFGGGQKLASQGGAAGGFWTGALAAFVATPCSGPLLGAALGATLVLPAWAALPVFGGLGLGLALPFLAVGFVPGLRNRLPKPGPWMATFRKWMAVPMGLTAVALGWLLTQQVEGLRWGDLISALAASVGFVGLYRHWMKGPDRGHVGKLLLLVPLVAVGALAYQVGTATPSAASAEVRGDTFTPEALAKARASGKPVFVYFTADWCLSCKANEAGAINREAVQAAFDKAGVLTLVGDWTNGDPVITRTLAEHGRNSVPLYLWYKPDAAEPEILPQILTPGLLTGKAGG, translated from the coding sequence ATGACAGTTTTGCGCGCGATATTGGCCCTTTTGGCGCTGATTGGGCTGGCACTGGCTCCTGCCCGCGCGCAGACCCCGCACATGACGGCGAAACTTGTCGCCGAATCACCCGCCCCCGCGCCCGGCAGTACAACGTCGGTCGCGCTGACGATGACCCCCGACAAGGGCTCGCACGGTTACTGGCTGAACGGTGGCGATGCGGGTTTCGGGCTCGAGGTTGAATGGAATCTGCCCGAGGGCGTGACCGTCGCCCCGTTCCGCTATCCGGTGCCCGAGGCGCTCACCCTGTTTGGCATGATGAACCATGCCTACGAACATCCCTATGCCTTGCTTGCCGATGTGCAGGTCGACCGGAGCATCGCGCCGGGCACCGACCTGACCCTGACCGGCCTCGCGCGGTGGCTCGTCTGTTCCGACAAATTGTGCGTGCCCGAAAAGGCCGTGATTTCGGTTGCCATGAAAGCCGGCGACGGGAAAATCGGAGCCGCTTCGCGCACCCAATTCGACCAGTGGCGCGCCAGATTGCCGCAGCCGCTCGACCGGCCGGGGACATGGGAACGCAAGGGAGAAATCTTGCGCTTTGCGGTTCCGCTACCGGAAGGAACCGCGCTCGACGCGCCGCACCTGTTTCTCGAAACCCAGAATGTCGCCGACTATGCCGCGCCGCAACGCTTCAGCCGCAACGGCGACTGGATCGTCATCGAGACCCGCGCGAAGGGCGACGCGGCAGGGCCGGTGGCGGCACTGGTGAAGTCGGGTGACGGGCGCGGGCTGACGGTCGATTTCAACCCCGGAACCGTGCCTGCCGCGGGCGAGCCGATCGCGATGCGCGGCAGCGGGATCGATATGGCACTTTTCTGGACCGCGCTCGGCGGCGCGATCCTCGGCGGGCTGATCCTCAACCTGATGCCCTGCGTCTTTCCGATCCTGAGCCTGAAGGCGCTGAGCCTCGCCCGGTCCGGCGGCGATGCCCGCGACGCCAAGGTCGAGGCGCTCGCCTATACTGCGGGCGCCGTCGTCACGGCGCTGCTGCTCGGCGGGGCGTTGCTGGCGTTGCGGGCGGCGGGCGAGCAGGTCGGCTGGGCCTTCCAGCTGCAGCACCCGGTCAGCGTGTTCATCCTGATGCTCCTTGCCGTCGCCATCACGCTCAACCTTGCGGGCGCCTATGAGCTGCCGTCGTTCGGTGGCGGCCAGAAGCTCGCAAGTCAGGGCGGCGCGGCGGGCGGCTTCTGGACCGGCGCGCTTGCAGCCTTCGTCGCGACGCCGTGCAGCGGGCCCTTGCTGGGCGCAGCGCTCGGCGCGACGCTCGTGCTGCCAGCGTGGGCAGCGCTGCCGGTCTTCGGCGGCCTCGGCCTCGGCCTTGCCCTTCCCTTCCTCGCCGTCGGGTTCGTTCCCGGCCTTCGCAACCGCCTGCCGAAACCCGGGCCATGGATGGCAACCTTCCGCAAATGGATGGCCGTGCCGATGGGTTTGACGGCCGTGGCGCTTGGCTGGCTGCTGACGCAGCAGGTGGAAGGCTTGCGCTGGGGCGATTTGATCAGCGCTCTCGCCGCCAGCGTCGGCTTCGTCGGACTCTATCGTCATTGGATGAAAGGGCCCGACCGCGGGCACGTCGGCAAACTGTTGCTGCTGGTCCCGCTGGTCGCCGTGGGCGCCCTTGCTTACCAGGTGGGAACGGCCACCCCATCCGCAGCGTCGGCCGAAGTGCGCGGCGATACTTTTACCCCGGAGGCGCTTGCGAAGGCGCGGGCGTCAGGCAAGCCGGTCTTCGTCTATTTCACCGCCGACTGGTGCCTGTCGTGCAAGGCCAACGAAGCGGGCGCGATCAACCGGGAAGCGGTGCAGGCGGCATTCGACAAGGCCGGCGTCTTGACGCTCGTCGGCGACTGGACCAACGGCGACCCGGTCATCACGCGCACGCTTGCCGAGCATGGCCGCAACAGCGTGCCGCTCTATCTCTGGTACAAACCGGACGCGGCGGAGCCCGAGATCCTGCCGCAGATCCTTACCCCCGGCCTGCTGACCGGCAAGGCCGGCGGCTGA
- a CDS encoding TlyA family RNA methyltransferase gives MAKQRADQLLVDRGLVESRTRAQALILAGLAFVGDRKIDKAGQQIADDAEVSVKGRDHPWVSRGGIKLDHALTHLGWDVTGAIAIDVGSSTGGFTDVLLSRGAARVYAVDSGTNQLAWKLRQDERVIVHEQTSARTLTSNHIPEPVDLIVCDASFIALSKVLPVPMSFAKDGARMVALIKPQFEAERHEVGKRGVVRDAAVHERVCSEVRDWLNGEGWDVLDLVESPITGPEGNVEFLIAAMRRSA, from the coding sequence ATGGCAAAGCAGCGCGCGGACCAGCTGCTCGTCGACCGCGGCCTCGTCGAAAGCCGGACGCGTGCGCAGGCGCTGATTCTCGCCGGACTCGCCTTCGTCGGCGACCGCAAGATCGACAAGGCCGGACAGCAGATCGCGGACGATGCCGAAGTCAGCGTGAAGGGCCGCGACCATCCGTGGGTGTCGCGCGGCGGGATCAAGCTCGATCATGCGCTGACGCATCTCGGCTGGGACGTCACCGGCGCGATCGCGATCGACGTCGGATCGTCGACGGGCGGCTTCACCGACGTATTGCTGAGCCGCGGCGCCGCGCGCGTCTATGCAGTGGACTCGGGCACCAACCAGCTTGCCTGGAAATTGCGGCAGGACGAACGTGTGATCGTGCACGAACAGACCAGCGCGCGCACCCTGACATCTAACCACATCCCGGAACCGGTCGATCTGATCGTTTGCGATGCGAGCTTCATCGCGCTGTCCAAGGTGCTGCCGGTGCCGATGAGCTTCGCGAAGGACGGCGCGCGCATGGTGGCGCTGATCAAACCCCAGTTCGAGGCCGAACGGCACGAGGTCGGCAAAAGGGGCGTGGTGCGCGACGCCGCGGTGCACGAACGCGTCTGCAGCGAGGTTCGCGACTGGCTGAACGGCGAAGGCTGGGATGTGCTCGATCTGGTCGAAAGCCCGATCACCGGACCCGAAGGCAATGTCGAATTCCTGATTGCTGCGATGCGGCGAAGCGCTTGA
- a CDS encoding accessory factor UbiK family protein, protein MQSENRIFDDLAKMINGIAGTVAGAGREAEAAMRERAKEFVGRMDFVSREEFEAVKEMAAKARGEAEALKARLDKLEGAAKPAATPKAAAKPAAKPAAKPAPRKPKA, encoded by the coding sequence ATGCAAAGCGAAAACCGGATTTTCGACGATCTGGCCAAGATGATCAACGGCATCGCCGGAACCGTCGCCGGCGCCGGCCGCGAGGCCGAGGCCGCGATGCGCGAGCGCGCGAAGGAATTCGTCGGCCGCATGGACTTCGTCAGCCGCGAGGAATTCGAGGCGGTGAAGGAAATGGCCGCGAAGGCGCGCGGCGAAGCCGAAGCGCTGAAGGCGCGTCTCGACAAGTTGGAAGGGGCCGCCAAGCCCGCCGCCACTCCCAAGGCGGCAGCGAAGCCCGCTGCCAAGCCGGCCGCAAAGCCTGCCCCACGCAAGCCCAAGGCCTGA
- a CDS encoding TspO/MBR family protein, whose product MTEIATPGQLRMSYWRWAMVTVPSIVLIGTAMGLLSNSGYSNRWFAALDLPSIVPPGWVFGVAWTILYICMGLSLAMVLHARGAKGRGFALLLFFVQLIANFAWSPLFFGAHQVTSALYLIIFILMVTVATFFAFSPIRKAAAWLLLPYIAWLCFATILNFQIDQRNPDAENKGVVVPAATTQIG is encoded by the coding sequence ATGACCGAGATTGCTACGCCCGGCCAGTTACGCATGTCCTATTGGCGCTGGGCGATGGTCACCGTGCCGTCGATCGTGCTGATCGGCACCGCGATGGGCCTGCTGTCGAACAGCGGCTACAGCAACCGGTGGTTCGCCGCGCTCGACCTGCCAAGCATCGTTCCGCCAGGATGGGTTTTCGGGGTCGCGTGGACGATCCTCTATATCTGCATGGGCCTGTCGCTTGCGATGGTGCTCCACGCGCGCGGCGCGAAGGGGCGCGGCTTTGCACTGCTGCTGTTCTTCGTCCAGCTGATCGCCAATTTCGCCTGGTCGCCGCTCTTCTTCGGCGCACACCAGGTGACGAGTGCGCTGTATCTGATCATCTTCATCCTGATGGTGACGGTCGCGACCTTCTTTGCCTTTTCGCCGATCCGCAAGGCCGCCGCGTGGCTGCTCCTGCCCTATATCGCCTGGCTCTGTTTCGCGACGATCCTCAACTTCCAGATCGACCAGCGCAATCCGGATGCGGAGAACAAGGGGGTTGTCGTCCCCGCCGCGACTACCCAGATAGGATAA
- a CDS encoding homocysteine S-methyltransferase family protein translates to MTGAREALQAAARERILLTDGGWGTQIQLKKLTEACYAGNLGLSHDQKGNNDILALTRPDVVTAIGESYLAAGSDIVSTNTFSANRISQADYGAEALVADINIESARLGRETAVKYEALDGRRRFVAGAVGPTNKTLSLSPDVNNPGFREIDFDELKDVYLEQVVALAEGGADFILIETIFDTLNAKAGIAATIEAEAKVGRELPLMISMTLTDLSGRNLSGHTVEAFWYAVRHAKPLTIGLNCSFGAAQLRPHVKVLSELADALVMVYPNAGLPNELGEYDELPETTAELVREWAEHGQVNILGGCCGSTPAHIAAMAKAIEGLPARKIPEVAVRTRLAGLEPFTMAA, encoded by the coding sequence ATGACCGGTGCAAGAGAAGCCCTGCAGGCGGCGGCAAGGGAGCGCATCCTGCTCACCGACGGCGGCTGGGGTACCCAGATCCAGCTCAAGAAGCTGACCGAGGCCTGCTATGCGGGCAATCTCGGCCTGTCGCACGACCAGAAGGGCAACAACGACATCCTCGCGCTGACGCGTCCCGATGTCGTTACCGCGATCGGCGAATCCTATCTGGCGGCAGGGTCGGATATCGTCTCCACCAACACCTTCAGCGCGAACCGGATCAGCCAGGCCGACTATGGTGCCGAAGCGCTCGTTGCCGACATCAACATCGAAAGCGCGCGTCTCGGCCGCGAGACTGCGGTGAAATATGAGGCGCTCGACGGCCGTCGCCGCTTCGTGGCGGGTGCGGTCGGGCCGACGAACAAGACGCTGTCGCTGTCGCCCGACGTCAACAATCCGGGTTTTCGCGAGATCGATTTCGACGAGCTGAAGGACGTCTATCTGGAGCAGGTCGTCGCGCTCGCCGAGGGCGGGGCGGATTTCATCCTGATCGAGACGATCTTCGATACACTCAATGCCAAGGCCGGGATTGCCGCGACGATCGAAGCCGAAGCAAAGGTCGGCCGCGAATTGCCGCTGATGATCTCGATGACGCTCACCGATCTCAGCGGTCGCAACCTGTCGGGGCACACGGTCGAGGCGTTCTGGTATGCGGTGCGCCATGCGAAGCCGCTGACGATCGGGCTTAACTGCTCGTTCGGCGCGGCCCAGCTCCGCCCGCATGTGAAGGTCCTGTCCGAACTCGCCGATGCGCTGGTCATGGTCTATCCGAACGCGGGCCTGCCCAACGAACTCGGGGAATATGACGAGCTGCCCGAGACGACCGCCGAGCTCGTCCGCGAATGGGCCGAGCATGGTCAGGTCAACATCCTGGGCGGCTGCTGCGGTTCGACCCCGGCGCACATCGCCGCGATGGCGAAGGCGATCGAGGGGCTTCCTGCGCGGAAAATTCCCGAGGTGGCAGTACGCACCCGGCTCGCGGGGCTTGAACCCTTCACGATGGCGGCCTGA
- a CDS encoding right-handed parallel beta-helix repeat-containing protein, producing the protein MLKLILRRPLLPLLALPLLLAPVPLPAQTSDAPFSVDGRGFGRLQDAVDAIGDGEGTIRIAPGYHRDCAVQTAGRIAFVAAEPGRAIFDGVTCEGKAALVLRGNGARVDGIVFQNMRVPDGNGAGIRLEKSNLEVVNSMFRSSEEGILTADDPDSMLTIDRSTFSRLGRCDRGLSCAHSVYTGLYGRVVVTHTRFDKGTGGHYLKTRAKQVEISDNSFDDTQGTATNYMIDLPSGSVGSITNNLFVQGRDKENYSAFIAVAAEDRGNPSRGLSISGNRASLPADTGRKSFFVADWSGEALAIGANQLGPGLQRFEKR; encoded by the coding sequence ATGCTCAAGCTGATCCTCCGCCGGCCGTTGCTGCCGCTGCTCGCCCTTCCATTGCTTCTTGCGCCGGTGCCGCTGCCCGCGCAGACGAGCGATGCGCCCTTCAGCGTCGATGGTCGCGGCTTCGGACGGCTGCAGGATGCGGTCGACGCGATCGGCGACGGCGAGGGCACGATCCGCATCGCCCCCGGTTATCACCGCGACTGTGCGGTCCAGACGGCGGGCCGCATCGCTTTCGTCGCGGCGGAGCCCGGCCGTGCGATCTTCGACGGCGTGACCTGCGAGGGCAAGGCGGCGCTCGTGCTGCGCGGCAATGGCGCGCGCGTCGATGGCATCGTCTTCCAGAACATGCGTGTGCCCGACGGCAACGGCGCCGGCATCCGGCTCGAGAAGAGCAATCTGGAGGTCGTCAATTCGATGTTCCGGAGCAGCGAGGAAGGTATTCTCACGGCCGACGATCCCGACAGCATGTTGACGATCGACCGCTCGACCTTCTCGCGCCTCGGCCGCTGCGACCGCGGGCTCAGCTGCGCACATAGCGTTTATACCGGCCTCTATGGCCGCGTCGTCGTGACGCACACGCGTTTCGACAAGGGCACGGGCGGCCATTATCTCAAGACCCGCGCAAAGCAGGTCGAGATCAGCGATAACAGTTTCGACGATACGCAGGGCACCGCGACCAATTACATGATCGACCTGCCGTCTGGTTCGGTCGGCAGCATCACGAACAATCTGTTCGTGCAGGGCCGCGACAAGGAAAATTATTCGGCGTTCATCGCTGTCGCGGCCGAAGATCGCGGCAATCCGTCGCGCGGCCTGTCGATCAGCGGCAACCGCGCGAGCCTGCCCGCCGACACGGGGCGCAAATCCTTCTTCGTCGCCGACTGGAGCGGCGAGGCGCTGGCGATCGGCGCGAACCAGCTCGGGCCGGGCCTGCAGCGCTTCGAAAAGCGCTGA
- a CDS encoding GNAT family N-acetyltransferase translates to MTDIPTWTIREAGTDDAAALALIGAATFLETFAGILDGDAIVGHCAAQHSEAAYRAHLAAGAHAWIAEAQPGGAPIGFALVGKPDLAAAEEGDIELKRIYSLSRFHGTGLGAALMAQALEAASGCRRLLLGVYARNERALAFYRKQGFADLGTRQFNVGGKLYDDFVLARPLAA, encoded by the coding sequence GTGACCGACATTCCGACATGGACGATCCGGGAGGCCGGAACCGATGATGCTGCGGCGCTCGCGCTGATCGGTGCGGCGACCTTTCTGGAAACCTTTGCCGGCATTCTGGATGGCGATGCGATTGTCGGTCATTGCGCCGCGCAGCACAGTGAGGCCGCCTATCGTGCCCATCTGGCCGCCGGCGCGCACGCCTGGATTGCCGAAGCGCAGCCGGGAGGAGCGCCGATCGGCTTCGCCCTCGTCGGCAAGCCCGATCTTGCCGCTGCGGAGGAGGGCGATATCGAACTGAAGCGCATCTATTCGCTGTCGCGCTTTCACGGGACGGGGCTTGGCGCCGCGCTGATGGCGCAGGCGCTGGAGGCCGCGAGCGGATGCCGTCGCCTTCTGCTCGGCGTCTATGCGCGCAACGAGCGTGCGCTCGCCTTTTACCGCAAACAGGGATTCGCCGATCTCGGTACCCGCCAGTTCAATGTCGGCGGCAAGCTCTACGACGATTTCGTCCTTGCCCGCCCGCTCGCCGCCTGA
- the metH gene encoding methionine synthase, with amino-acid sequence MTTAASSTFVNIGERTNVTGSAAFKKLILADDYTAAVEVARQQVENGAQVIDVNMDEGLLDSEYAMTTFLKLIAAEPDIARIPVMIDSSKWDVIEAGLKCVPGKPIVNSISMKEGEEPFLNHARKCMAYGAAVVVMAFDEVGQADTKERKVEICERAYKLLMTIGFPPEDIIFDPNIFAVATGLEEHDNYAVDFIEAVKEIRVRCPHAHFSGGLSNLSFGFRGNETVRRAMHSVFLYYAIPAGLDMAIVNAGQLDVYDTIDPELRTACEDVILNRKVEGEELSPTERLIALAERYKGTNAAQEKAAEEWRGWEVRKRLEHALVKGIDAHIVDDTEEMRQQMDRPIEVIEGPLMDGMNVVGDLFGSGKMFLPQVVKSARVMKKAVAHLLPFIEAAKEPGAKGKGRVVMATVKGDVHDIGKNIVGVVLQCNGFEIVDLGVMVPWSKILEAANENDADMIGLSGLITPSLDEMVTVAEEMQRAGMTMPLLIGGATTSKVHTALRIDPAYQGPVLHVLDASRAVGVATSLVSDTGRDAYVQGFKDDYAHVRDVRAGKGQSVLLSLEEARANYYDAYLSDKPAPPLQPGLHRFDDWSLEDLRECIDWTPFFRAWELHGTYPSILEDDVVGETAVALKADADAMLDKLIAEKWLTARGVCAFWPCARDGDSVTIHIADEERHVTLPFLRQQIKKSRDRANMCLADFIDPAGDWMGGFAVGIHGIEPYSERFRADKDDYSDILLKALADRFAEAFAERLHQHVRTELWGYAPGEQLTNEALIKEEYRGIRPAPGYPACPDHSLKPILFDLLAAGDNAGLVLTESFAMLPTAAVSGFYFGHPESQYFGVARIGSDQLEDYAQRRGVDLETATRWLRPNLD; translated from the coding sequence ATGACCACCGCTGCCTCTTCCACCTTCGTCAACATCGGCGAGCGCACCAACGTCACCGGTTCCGCGGCGTTCAAGAAACTGATCCTTGCCGACGACTACACCGCGGCGGTCGAAGTCGCGCGCCAGCAGGTCGAGAATGGCGCGCAGGTCATCGACGTCAATATGGATGAGGGTCTGCTCGACTCCGAATATGCGATGACGACCTTCCTGAAGCTCATCGCCGCCGAGCCCGACATCGCGCGGATCCCGGTGATGATCGACAGCTCGAAATGGGACGTGATCGAGGCGGGGCTGAAATGCGTTCCCGGCAAGCCGATCGTCAATTCGATCAGCATGAAGGAAGGCGAGGAGCCGTTCCTGAACCACGCCCGCAAATGCATGGCCTATGGCGCCGCGGTTGTCGTGATGGCGTTCGACGAGGTCGGGCAGGCCGATACGAAGGAGCGCAAGGTCGAGATCTGCGAGCGCGCCTACAAGCTTCTCATGACGATCGGCTTCCCGCCGGAGGATATCATTTTCGATCCGAATATCTTCGCCGTGGCAACGGGGCTTGAGGAACATGACAATTATGCCGTCGACTTCATCGAGGCGGTGAAGGAAATCCGTGTCCGCTGCCCGCACGCGCATTTCTCGGGCGGCCTTTCGAACCTGTCGTTCGGTTTTCGCGGCAACGAGACGGTGCGCCGCGCGATGCACAGCGTCTTCCTCTATTATGCGATCCCGGCCGGGCTCGACATGGCGATCGTCAACGCCGGCCAGCTCGACGTCTACGACACGATCGACCCGGAGCTCCGCACCGCGTGCGAGGACGTCATCCTCAACCGCAAGGTCGAAGGCGAGGAACTGAGCCCCACCGAGCGCCTCATCGCGCTTGCCGAACGCTATAAGGGCACCAACGCTGCGCAGGAAAAGGCGGCCGAGGAATGGCGCGGCTGGGAGGTGCGCAAGCGGCTCGAACATGCGCTGGTCAAGGGCATCGACGCGCATATCGTCGACGATACCGAAGAGATGCGGCAACAGATGGACCGACCGATCGAGGTGATCGAAGGCCCGCTGATGGACGGAATGAACGTCGTCGGCGACCTGTTCGGATCGGGCAAGATGTTCCTGCCGCAGGTCGTGAAGTCGGCGCGCGTGATGAAAAAGGCGGTCGCGCACCTGTTGCCCTTCATCGAGGCCGCGAAGGAACCCGGCGCGAAGGGCAAGGGCAGGGTTGTGATGGCGACCGTCAAGGGCGACGTCCACGATATCGGCAAGAACATCGTGGGGGTCGTGCTCCAGTGCAACGGATTCGAGATCGTCGACCTGGGCGTGATGGTGCCGTGGAGCAAGATCCTCGAGGCGGCGAACGAGAATGATGCCGACATGATCGGCCTCTCGGGTCTGATCACGCCGTCGCTCGACGAGATGGTGACGGTGGCCGAGGAAATGCAGCGCGCGGGCATGACCATGCCGTTGCTGATCGGCGGCGCGACGACGTCGAAGGTCCACACCGCGCTGCGGATCGATCCCGCCTATCAGGGGCCGGTGCTCCATGTGCTCGACGCGAGCCGCGCGGTCGGTGTCGCGACGTCGCTGGTCAGCGACACCGGGCGCGATGCTTATGTGCAGGGTTTCAAGGACGATTATGCACACGTCCGCGACGTGCGCGCGGGCAAGGGGCAGAGCGTGCTGCTGAGCCTCGAAGAGGCGCGCGCCAACTATTACGACGCCTATCTCAGCGACAAGCCCGCACCGCCGTTGCAGCCGGGGCTGCATCGCTTCGACGACTGGTCGCTCGAGGACCTGCGCGAATGCATCGACTGGACGCCCTTCTTCCGCGCATGGGAGCTCCATGGCACTTACCCCTCGATCCTCGAGGATGATGTCGTCGGTGAAACCGCGGTGGCGCTCAAGGCGGATGCCGACGCGATGCTCGACAAGCTCATTGCCGAAAAATGGCTGACTGCCCGCGGTGTCTGCGCCTTCTGGCCCTGCGCGCGCGACGGCGACAGCGTCACGATCCATATCGCCGACGAGGAACGCCATGTGACGCTCCCCTTCCTCCGCCAGCAGATCAAGAAGAGCCGCGACCGCGCCAATATGTGCCTCGCCGACTTCATCGATCCGGCCGGCGACTGGATGGGCGGCTTTGCGGTGGGCATCCACGGCATCGAGCCCTATTCGGAGCGCTTCCGCGCCGACAAGGATGATTATTCGGACATCCTGCTGAAAGCGCTCGCCGACCGTTTTGCCGAGGCTTTTGCCGAGCGGCTGCACCAGCATGTCCGTACTGAATTATGGGGCTATGCGCCCGGCGAGCAACTGACCAACGAGGCGCTGATCAAGGAAGAATATCGCGGTATCCGTCCGGCGCCCGGCTATCCAGCGTGCCCCGATCACAGCCTGAAGCCGATCCTGTTCGACCTGCTCGCGGCGGGCGACAATGCCGGCCTGGTGTTGACCGAAAGCTTTGCGATGCTGCCGACGGCGGCGGTCAGCGGCTTCTATTTCGGCCATCCCGAAAGCCAGTATTTCGGCGTTGCGCGGATCGGGAGCGACCAGCTCGAAGATTATGCGCAACGCCGCGGGGTCGACCTCGAGACCGCGACGCGGTGGCTCCGTCCGAATCTCGATTAA
- a CDS encoding YbjN domain-containing protein: MSDDIYDDDDSQEAAPIDMIASYFAAHDWPHEMVGEDEIVATAQGSWTTYELRAVWRPDDGVIQLLAFPDIRVVEDKRAVAHEALAMINEQLWLGHFELWSNSGTILFRHGMLLGSDAQLPLDLTETLIESAIDECERFYPVFQFVLWGGKTPAEALAASLIETRGEA, from the coding sequence ATGAGCGACGATATCTACGACGATGATGATAGCCAGGAAGCGGCGCCGATCGACATGATCGCTTCCTATTTCGCTGCGCACGACTGGCCGCACGAGATGGTCGGCGAGGACGAGATCGTCGCAACCGCACAGGGCAGCTGGACAACCTATGAGCTGCGCGCAGTGTGGCGCCCCGACGACGGGGTGATCCAGCTGCTGGCCTTTCCCGACATCCGCGTCGTCGAGGACAAGCGCGCCGTTGCACACGAAGCGCTGGCGATGATCAACGAGCAACTATGGCTCGGCCACTTCGAACTCTGGTCGAACAGCGGCACGATCCTGTTCCGTCACGGCATGCTGCTCGGCAGCGACGCACAATTGCCGCTCGACCTCACCGAGACGCTGATCGAAAGCGCGATCGACGAATGCGAGCGCTTTTACCCGGTGTTCCAGTTCGTGCTGTGGGGCGGCAAGACCCCCGCCGAAGCCCTCGCCGCATCGCTCATCGAAACGCGCGGCGAGGCATAG